AAATATATATTGTCAAAATGGCGCTGAACCCGCAATACGATGCAATTGGAAAGGGATTTGTACAACAATATTACACACTGTTCGACGATCCGGCACAGCGACCAAACCTAGTGAATATGTATAacgtgagtatttcatgtaaatAAGATTCGTGTTACGTTAAAAATCCAATATCGTAGTTCGGAACTGaacttaattttcaaaaaaaatagtttttgctTTTAGGTTAACTCGTTGCTCCCGccgaaaaaatactttattgcatGTCAGTTTCACAATTTCTCAGTTATTTCAAGGGAACGTGTTGTCATCTTATGGTGACTAAGAGTTGGTAACAGTAAATTTGCATTTACATAGTACTTGATCAAAACAAATTATGACTCACTCAGGAATCCTAATAGGAGCCCCAGTGTTGTATTCACTCTGATATACTAATATGTCCATGTGTCACATTACAGGTTGAAACATCGTTTATGACCTTTGAGGGGGTTCAATTGCAAGGTGCAGTGAAAATAAtggaaaaattaaatgtatgtagCCTGTAGTTCATAATACCCCTTATCATCAAATTATCTTAGGTTATTGACTTTCGAGTTGTcagaatgaaaaataaacaacatattaCAATGTCAATGGAATGAATAAATCTTCCTGATAAAGTCCTATTAGAATGCACattatgtatgtgttatttACATGTAACATTTCTGATTTCAGAGTTTAGCGTTTCAAAAAATTGGAAGGATTATAACGGCTGTTGACTCTCAGCCCATGTTTGATGGTGGTGTACTAATAAATGTTCTTGGACAACTCCAGGTTggtatacttacttatatgaATGTTATACAAGATGTATAAATTGATAGatgtataacattttatataaacCATGCCAGTACTATATAATTAGGTGTGATAAACAATCAAGAATGACTAAAGTTCTACTAAATATGATGAGTAAGAACTGTCAATATTATTAAGCCTGACTGTTAAAGCTAACTAGTATCGGACAACATTGTCCGAATGGCGTCTAATGTGTTATTTCAACTTATAGTATGAAGactcaataaaaatgtaaaacttaAATATCTTTATTGCTTTCGAAACAGACGGATGATGACCTACCCCATGCATACTTTCAAACATTTGTTCTGAAGCCAATAGCAAACTCATTCTATGTAGAACACGACATGTTCAGGCTGGCACTTCACAACGTTTAATTACTTTTACCAACAGATTCAAAGTAAGAGTAGACATTAGTGCTTCTAGATAATGCACTACCACACCGCTTGGCACATGATCCCTTTCTACGATAAGGCTCATCATGTCTTGTAAATAAAACAGGGTTTTTTAAGTTTTCCCCCTTCATACTAATTTGATATAGACCTTTTAACAATGCAACATAACTACTTTGTAATTGGATTATGATACTGTCAGATATAAAGAGAAAAGAACAAAAGGTGACCGAGTGAAGGTCAGATAAGTTAGGTAGATTTGTTGCTCTTGTTGTCATTCTGTCTTATTGGATTCcttttatgtaaatgttacaTTTAGCTCTTGAATGTTATTTGACTGCAGCCTGGCAACATGGCAGAAGCTATTAGATATAATGATAAAATTGTATGTGGTGATGTCGTAATTGGAACCATAATTGTCACAACTTTCGGTTGCAATGATTATGGTTCATATTAAACCTGCTATGTTGCAGTATGCAGCCAATCACTGCATGTAcgtaaattatacaaaatagtACATAATTAGTGTTCCAattctaataattatgttatttttttattgtgcacAATCATGGTATTCTTTATCCTGATTTGCTGTGTGACAAATAGAGTTACAGGTTTTGTTAATGCTTTTTATGATAACTCCACCAACTAATTTATGTATAAGAACATCCCTATTTCTAATTAGAATAAAACAACTAATTTCTTAGTTTAGTCCATTGAAGTGCCAGAATGCATCCCCTATGCTGTTTATTATTAGGATGAAACTAATGTTTAACCTTTTACCTCTTTCTTGAATACTCAATAGTGGGCACTATTGTaatgtatgttatgtttatttcagTGTGACGACGACCCCCCACACCCGTACATGCAAACATTCGTTTTGAAGCCACTCGGAGACTCCTTCTTTGTACAACACGACCTGTTTCGCCTAGGCATTCACGACGTTGCTGCCTAATAAGTTAAACATCACAAGATATCGATCAAGTAAACTATTCGTACTAATATCGTCGCCACGCTATGTCGAACAGCTATTGTTTTGGTTAACTAGGTATAAGTAATGATCAATTgcctatttttgaaaaaaattcaaattgtacaTTATCATATGAATATTTGGCATGCATTTCTGCTTAGATGTTTGAGATGGCTTAAGTGAAAGTACGGCGGACTCTTTTTTCAGTTACatgtatacattttataataaatacattataattttttattcatagttGTTTTTATACAGATGTCTCCATAAAATGATCCTGTGTAGTTTTAAGTTAGCATAAGTATCCTTCTTCACTGCTGCCCtctaattctaataaaatatttaaatagtttttaactatttttattggataggtAATAAATAGTCTACTGAACACAGACATTTTTCTATTGAGTTCAAAGCCTACATATAATCCTGGGTTATGAATGCTGATATACAAATCTGACTAATTACATATCTATAACTTGCTTGATAATAGAGATTGATAGCTTTTACAATGAAAACTTTTACCTTTTTGGCTATATAGGTAGAAAAGTGTAGGTTCCTTTTTTAATGGGATGAGGGACAAAAGATTAGATATATCATCCAATGGTAATACCTACCAACCATTCAAGTACACTCGATAGCAGGCTCTGGTAACCTTACACGGCGAAACACATGCAAGCATTATTTCTCGATTTCCAGTGAGACATCACTTCGTTCGGCCCTCCATTGGTGTCGAAGCATGGATCTGCTACGTGATAAGACGAACCCCTGCTTTTCGCCTTCTGAATGAAAGGAATGGTGGCTAGGTAGTCTGCTTTGTTGTTTGAGCAGAGCAAGCGTGACAACCGAACAAGGATCCGATTCCCCGGGTCAAGCTAAGTATAAATGAAAAGGTCTATTTTAGTTTAAAGACCACACACACGACTCGATTACAAGGTATACAAATTacaaatagatataaataaagtgaaGGATTGATTGCGGTATTGTGGCGTAACTTGAGATGAATCAGTAGGCAAGTATGTTTCCAAGTTCAGCCAACCATATAGCTGCAAATACCTACGTCAGtttgtaggtactaggtagggtaagaaaaaatacaaaaatagatgCTAGGACAATCATGTATTATAAATAgtcaaaaattaacaaaagaaCCACTGAAAACAGGTACATTTTTTACCAATCTCGAATTTAAGACTTGCTCCTCCGTTTTAAATCCTTAGACGCTACGAACACTTAACAAGTTTATTTGCATGCACTACTAAACGAAATACACACACGAGGCCCCGACTCTGCGCGGACCAAACTTGTCTAAGTGAATGACTAGGTTGCAAAAGTGATACGCTCGTTGCAAGACAGGCACGCCATTACCATCTCTTGTCTTCGTAAACTTGACGGATTACGTGTACACTCCATATAATAGCAGTATATTGTTCATTTTCTGTAATACATTACTGCGTAGTactcaaatattattatcaattatatcAATAACTCCgtttataacatttaacttGAAAATTCGAGCTTGTTCATTATTCGAATATTATCAACTAGCTACAAATAGTATTTAACTATTATTGCTTATCGAAAGCATTATTTCTGTTAAAAAGAACATTCTTATCTTAagatacaaatatattaaacGAGAACGGAGTGGATTTGTAGAtcgtattaatttataaaaggtAAATTTACTGAAAagctgtttttttataatttttttaactgCTAAAAGGGTACACCACGTCAGTATGACCGCGACGTGATGAGGACTACAAGCAGAGATCAAATGAGACATGGCAAGACCATTCCGGTCACATTtacataaagaatattttgtacattagCCTCTGATTGATGGCACTGTTCcattaaattgtaaatacataaatatattaataagttATTAGCACAACCAGCCATTGTAAAGTCGTAGCATCAGAGTCTTGAGTTAGTTTTATCACAACACAAAAAGGATAGATATGGTATATGTCATCAAGTTAACTGGTATCTAATTAATTTCTCAGAAGACATGATTACAAATTTTTAGTAAAACATatcgttctttaaaaaatatgatgataTATCACCAAGTAAGacataatttattgtaagtacTTTCTTCTATGATAATAACAACATTGAGCTGTGTTGCCATACCAAAAACGTAACAAAtatattgacat
This window of the Spodoptera frugiperda isolate SF20-4 chromosome 23, AGI-APGP_CSIRO_Sfru_2.0, whole genome shotgun sequence genome carries:
- the LOC118267161 gene encoding probable nuclear transport factor 2 isoform X1, encoding MALNPQYDAIGKGFVQQYYTLFDDPAQRPNLVNMYNVETSFMTFEGVQLQGAVKIMEKLNSLAFQKIGRIITAVDSQPMFDGGVLINVLGQLQCDDDPPHPYMQTFVLKPLGDSFFVQHDLFRLGIHDVAA
- the LOC118267161 gene encoding probable nuclear transport factor 2 isoform X2 produces the protein MALNPQYDAIGKGFVQQYYTLFDDPAQRPNLVNMYNVETSFMTFEGVQLQGAVKIMEKLNSLAFQKIGRIITAVDSQPMFDGGVLINVLGQLQTDDDLPHAYFQTFVLKPIANSFYVEHDMFRLALHNV